A section of the Gloeobacter violaceus PCC 7421 genome encodes:
- a CDS encoding glycosyltransferase family 4 protein, which yields MPFLIALVAVACGWLGATPAAWGAGAVQPGISGDLLSCAIAFVVATVAVLAITPLVRTVGLRQGWGVDRPDERKVHTREMVRLGGVSIFLGITFALLLVWGLGSFGFLPPQKEYEIWGVTIGAVLFFFLGLSDDFRSQPAWLRLLVQVGIATGAWSVGVDVDVLSLPGVGVVKLVWWLSLPITILWLVGVVNAINFIDGLDGLAAGVCGIAAVVTFSVTVFTGQWQAALISAAVAGGALGFLRYNFNPAQIFMGDGGAYFLGFLLGGLSVIGVVKSVTTVALFIPFCILAVPIFDTASVILQRLRTGDSPFKPDKRHLHHRLLKAGLSHRSVVIVIYALTLWAGSIALAISGMPAGGTYTVLATLLLAYTGWEAWRRSQASRSS from the coding sequence ATGCCCTTCCTTATAGCTCTGGTGGCGGTGGCGTGCGGATGGTTGGGGGCAACGCCCGCAGCGTGGGGTGCCGGGGCGGTCCAACCGGGCATCTCGGGCGACCTGCTCAGCTGTGCCATTGCCTTCGTGGTGGCCACCGTTGCGGTGCTGGCCATCACCCCGCTGGTGCGCACGGTGGGCCTGCGCCAGGGTTGGGGCGTCGATCGGCCCGACGAGCGCAAGGTGCACACCCGCGAGATGGTGCGCCTCGGAGGCGTCTCGATCTTTCTGGGGATTACTTTTGCCCTGTTGCTGGTCTGGGGTCTGGGCAGTTTCGGCTTCCTGCCGCCCCAAAAAGAATACGAAATCTGGGGCGTCACGATTGGAGCAGTCCTGTTCTTCTTTCTGGGGCTTTCCGACGACTTTCGCAGCCAACCCGCCTGGCTGCGGTTGCTGGTGCAGGTGGGCATCGCCACCGGAGCGTGGAGCGTCGGCGTCGATGTGGACGTCCTGTCGCTGCCGGGGGTGGGCGTCGTCAAGCTCGTCTGGTGGTTGAGCCTGCCCATCACGATCCTCTGGTTGGTGGGGGTGGTCAACGCCATCAACTTTATCGACGGCCTTGATGGTCTCGCAGCCGGGGTCTGCGGCATCGCCGCGGTGGTCACCTTCAGCGTCACGGTCTTCACCGGCCAGTGGCAGGCGGCCCTAATTTCGGCGGCGGTAGCCGGGGGAGCCCTGGGCTTTTTGCGCTACAACTTCAACCCGGCCCAGATTTTCATGGGGGATGGGGGTGCCTATTTTCTGGGCTTCCTGCTGGGGGGCCTCTCGGTGATCGGCGTGGTCAAGTCGGTGACGACGGTGGCGCTTTTTATTCCGTTTTGCATCCTGGCGGTGCCCATCTTCGACACCGCCTCGGTGATCCTCCAGCGCCTGCGCACGGGCGATTCGCCCTTCAAACCCGACAAGCGCCACCTGCACCACCGATTGCTCAAAGCGGGTCTGTCGCATCGCTCGGTGGTCATAGTCATCTACGCGCTCACCTTGTGGGCGGGCAGCATCGCCCTGGCCATCTCCGGCATGCCCGCCGGGGGGACCTACACGGTGCTCGCCACCTTGCTGCTGGCCTATACCGGCTGGGAAGCCTGGCGGCGCTCCCAGGCAAGCCGTTCCTCCTGA
- the alaS gene encoding alanine--tRNA ligase, translating to MPTVLNGNAIREKFLQFFESKQHRRLPSASLVPDDPTVLLTIAGMLPFKPVFMGKRERPAPRVTTSQKCVRTNDIENVGRTARHHTFFEMLGNFSFGDYFKREAIGWAWELVTGVFELPPERLWVSVYEEDEEALVLWQEVAGLPPVRVRKMGADSNFWESGPTGPCGPCSEIYYDFHPERGEGDIDLDDDSRFLEIYNLVFMQLNRDSEGTFSELPRKNIDTGLGLERMAQVLQGVPNNYETDLVFPIIRKAEVLSGRDYFKADDQQKTSFKIIGDHTRAVVHLVADGVLPGNLGRGYILRRLIRRMVRHGRMLGIAGSFLPQMATVAVELMGGAYPNLLESRELILTRLATEESQFLQTLETGERLLDEILGRSEKRISGVDAFMLYDTYGFPLELTMEVAAERGLEVDVAAYEEAMEKQRERARRAAKTVDLTQGASLADLERTDFLGYRNVASKAMVKLVLFEGEPIERASAGASVQLVLDQTPFYPEGGGQIGDRGYLSGPDLLVRIEDVQKRDTVILHTGRIERGTVATGDSVQAQIDLADRRRSQAHHTATHLLQAALKKVLGESVQQQGSLVAFDRLRFDFSWPKALSQAEIQQVEDLVNTWIAEAHTLSQEVMPIDQAKARGALAFFGEKYGSEVRVIDVPGVSIELCGGTHVRNTAEIGLFKMVSETGIASGVRRIEAVAGPAVLEYLRLRDTVTRQLADEFKVQVEQIPQRVAALTSDLKQAQKQIDSLKAALATARAEALLGQAETTGGFRVLVADLGDTEPEALKSAAEHLLAKLGEGGAVVLGSAPAADKVSLVAAFGKGAVAKGLNAGKFVGEVAKITGGGGGGRPNLAQAGGKQPEKLKNALSEASSKLSGALGA from the coding sequence ATGCCGACCGTCCTGAATGGAAATGCGATCCGCGAGAAGTTCCTGCAGTTTTTTGAGAGCAAGCAGCATCGGCGTCTGCCGAGCGCCTCGCTGGTGCCGGACGACCCGACGGTGCTCTTGACGATCGCGGGCATGCTGCCGTTTAAGCCGGTGTTCATGGGCAAGCGCGAGCGGCCCGCCCCGCGGGTCACCACCTCCCAAAAGTGCGTGCGCACCAACGACATCGAGAACGTCGGCCGCACCGCCCGCCATCACACCTTCTTCGAGATGCTGGGCAACTTTTCGTTCGGCGACTACTTCAAGCGCGAGGCGATCGGCTGGGCGTGGGAACTGGTCACCGGCGTGTTCGAGTTGCCGCCCGAAAGACTCTGGGTGAGCGTGTACGAGGAGGACGAGGAAGCCTTGGTTCTGTGGCAGGAGGTGGCCGGTCTGCCGCCCGTGCGCGTGCGCAAGATGGGCGCCGATTCCAATTTTTGGGAATCCGGCCCCACCGGACCCTGCGGGCCGTGCTCAGAAATCTACTACGACTTTCACCCCGAGCGGGGCGAAGGGGACATCGATCTCGACGACGACAGCCGCTTTCTGGAGATCTACAATCTGGTGTTCATGCAGCTCAACCGCGACAGCGAGGGCACCTTCAGCGAACTGCCGCGCAAGAACATCGACACCGGCCTGGGCCTGGAGCGCATGGCCCAGGTGCTCCAGGGGGTCCCCAACAACTACGAGACCGACCTGGTCTTCCCGATTATCCGCAAAGCCGAAGTACTGAGTGGTCGCGATTACTTCAAGGCGGACGACCAGCAAAAAACATCATTTAAAATCATCGGCGACCACACCCGCGCGGTGGTGCATCTGGTGGCCGACGGGGTACTGCCGGGCAACCTCGGGCGCGGCTATATCCTCCGTCGGCTCATTCGCCGGATGGTTCGCCATGGGCGGATGCTGGGCATTGCAGGCAGCTTCCTGCCCCAGATGGCGACGGTGGCCGTCGAGTTGATGGGCGGGGCCTACCCGAACCTGCTTGAAAGCCGCGAATTGATCCTGACTCGGCTTGCCACCGAAGAAAGCCAGTTCCTGCAGACTTTGGAAACCGGTGAGCGGTTGCTCGATGAGATCCTGGGCCGCAGCGAAAAGCGGATTTCGGGAGTTGACGCATTCATGCTCTACGACACCTACGGCTTTCCGCTGGAATTGACGATGGAGGTGGCGGCCGAGCGCGGCCTCGAAGTGGACGTGGCGGCTTACGAAGAAGCCATGGAAAAGCAGCGCGAGCGGGCGCGCCGGGCGGCCAAAACGGTCGACCTCACCCAGGGAGCGAGCCTTGCCGACCTTGAGCGCACCGATTTTTTGGGCTACCGCAACGTCGCTTCAAAAGCGATGGTCAAGCTGGTGCTCTTCGAGGGTGAACCCATCGAACGGGCGAGTGCGGGGGCAAGTGTGCAGCTGGTGCTCGATCAGACGCCTTTCTACCCGGAAGGGGGCGGCCAGATCGGCGATCGGGGTTATTTGAGCGGTCCGGACCTGCTGGTGCGCATCGAAGATGTCCAGAAGCGCGACACGGTGATCTTGCACACCGGCCGCATCGAGCGCGGGACCGTTGCCACCGGTGACTCTGTACAGGCGCAGATCGATCTGGCCGACCGCCGCCGTTCCCAGGCCCACCACACCGCCACCCACCTGCTGCAGGCGGCCCTCAAAAAAGTGTTGGGCGAAAGCGTCCAGCAGCAAGGTTCGCTGGTGGCTTTCGATCGGCTGCGCTTTGATTTCTCCTGGCCCAAGGCGCTCAGTCAGGCTGAAATTCAGCAGGTCGAAGATCTGGTCAACACCTGGATCGCCGAGGCCCATACGCTCTCGCAGGAAGTGATGCCCATCGATCAGGCCAAAGCGCGCGGGGCACTCGCCTTTTTCGGCGAGAAGTACGGCTCCGAGGTGCGGGTGATCGACGTGCCGGGGGTGAGCATCGAACTGTGCGGCGGCACCCACGTGCGCAACACCGCCGAGATTGGCTTGTTCAAGATGGTTTCGGAGACGGGTATCGCCTCCGGGGTGCGCCGCATCGAAGCGGTGGCGGGACCGGCGGTGCTCGAATATCTGCGCCTGCGCGATACGGTCACCCGCCAACTCGCCGATGAATTCAAAGTCCAGGTCGAGCAAATCCCGCAGCGGGTGGCAGCCCTGACAAGCGACCTCAAGCAGGCGCAAAAGCAAATCGATTCGCTGAAAGCGGCCCTCGCCACCGCCCGCGCCGAGGCGCTTCTAGGCCAAGCGGAGACCACCGGCGGCTTCCGGGTGCTGGTGGCCGATTTGGGCGACACCGAACCGGAGGCGCTCAAATCGGCGGCCGAGCACTTGCTCGCCAAACTGGGCGAGGGGGGTGCCGTCGTGTTGGGTTCCGCCCCGGCGGCCGACAAAGTCTCGCTGGTGGCGGCCTTCGGCAAAGGCGCGGTTGCCAAAGGGCTCAACGCCGGCAAGTTCGTGGGCGAGGTGGCCAAAATCACCGGCGGCGGCGGCGGCGGGCGGCCCAATCTTGCCCAGGCGGGCGGCAAGCAGCCCGAGAAGCTCAAAAATGCCCTCAGCGAGGCGTCTTCGAAGCTTTCCGGCGCGCTCGGCGCTTAG
- a CDS encoding alanine--tRNA ligase-related protein, translated as MEESRAQGQPEAAATADRNGEAKTVFVGHRTLAVPAQVLGILAGGKPCAEAVAGAEVVVVLSHSPFLAEGSGQACDQGVLAAENLVVAVEAVRRQGAVYLHKGKVQRGELKVGETVQAQVNAIRRRLVQTHHSAVHLLHAALRRVLGAEIEQRGALAASDRLRFEFAAPQSLGGQEVARVEQVVNLWVLEGHPLGVETMPAEKARQIGALPFPGERYGEQVRVIGTPEIGFELCGGTHVSNTIEIGPFKIVGHSEPEAGVRRLEAVAGLALLDYLRAHEQVTRILGEQFKAPLAQLPERLGAVLTQAQWAISQVEDLKVALALARCEACLGEVEQYGQYRVLVADLGDTEPAALAAAAEGTLSKLGEGTVVLGSSPGADAVAFTVAFSPKAVGLGLNAGQFAAALAQLTGGGDTQGNAQIAQAAGRQPTRLKAALDLAFAKLYDTFNDT; from the coding sequence ATGGAAGAATCGCGCGCCCAGGGACAGCCGGAAGCGGCGGCCACAGCCGACCGCAACGGCGAAGCAAAGACGGTTTTTGTCGGGCACCGCACCCTTGCCGTTCCCGCGCAGGTGCTAGGCATCCTGGCGGGCGGCAAACCTTGCGCCGAGGCGGTAGCCGGGGCCGAGGTGGTGGTGGTGCTCAGCCACAGTCCCTTTTTGGCCGAAGGCAGCGGCCAGGCCTGCGACCAGGGGGTGCTCGCGGCCGAAAATCTGGTCGTGGCCGTCGAGGCGGTGCGCAGACAGGGTGCCGTCTACCTGCACAAAGGCAAAGTGCAGCGCGGCGAACTGAAAGTCGGCGAGACCGTCCAGGCACAGGTGAACGCCATTCGCCGCCGGCTGGTGCAGACGCACCACAGCGCCGTCCACCTGCTGCATGCCGCCCTGCGCAGGGTGCTGGGAGCCGAAATCGAGCAGCGCGGAGCGCTTGCAGCCTCTGACCGTTTGCGCTTCGAGTTTGCGGCCCCCCAGTCCCTGGGCGGGCAGGAGGTGGCCCGCGTCGAGCAGGTGGTCAATCTCTGGGTGCTGGAAGGCCACCCTCTGGGGGTGGAGACGATGCCCGCCGAAAAAGCCCGGCAAATCGGGGCCTTGCCCTTTCCGGGAGAGCGCTACGGCGAGCAGGTGCGTGTTATCGGCACCCCGGAGATCGGTTTCGAACTGTGTGGCGGCACCCACGTCTCCAACACCATCGAAATTGGACCGTTCAAGATCGTCGGCCACAGCGAGCCGGAGGCGGGTGTACGGCGCCTCGAGGCGGTGGCGGGGCTGGCCTTGCTCGATTACCTGCGTGCCCACGAGCAGGTCACCCGGATATTGGGCGAACAATTCAAAGCCCCCCTCGCCCAGTTGCCCGAGCGGCTTGGGGCCGTACTGACCCAGGCGCAGTGGGCGATCTCCCAGGTCGAGGACCTCAAAGTCGCCCTGGCGCTTGCCCGCTGCGAAGCCTGCCTGGGCGAAGTCGAGCAGTACGGCCAGTACCGGGTGCTGGTGGCCGATCTGGGCGACACCGAACCCGCAGCACTGGCGGCGGCGGCCGAAGGGACGCTGAGCAAGCTGGGCGAAGGAACGGTGGTGCTGGGATCTTCTCCTGGGGCGGACGCGGTGGCATTCACCGTGGCATTTAGCCCAAAGGCGGTGGGCCTCGGTCTCAATGCCGGCCAGTTTGCCGCCGCCCTCGCCCAACTGACCGGTGGCGGCGACACACAGGGTAACGCCCAAATCGCCCAGGCCGCAGGGCGGCAGCCCACCAGACTCAAAGCGGCGCTGGATCTGGCCTTTGCGAAGCTCTACGACACCTTCAACGACACGTAG
- a CDS encoding GNAT family N-acetyltransferase gives MSFWKRLFTGSDSASGGEVHSNVFFSTDRDIDLYALEELCDAVGWSRRPLRKVKKAIDHSFCVISMYEQRGDFKQLVGFARATSDHAFNATIWDVVVHPEFQGKGLGRAMMDRIVAELRAADISNITLFADPHVVDFYRRLGFIPDPEGIKGMFWYPD, from the coding sequence ATGAGCTTCTGGAAGCGCCTGTTCACCGGTTCCGACTCCGCCAGCGGCGGGGAGGTCCACAGCAATGTATTCTTCTCGACAGACCGCGACATCGACCTCTACGCCCTCGAAGAGCTGTGCGACGCGGTCGGCTGGTCGCGTCGCCCCCTGCGCAAGGTCAAAAAGGCGATCGACCACAGTTTTTGCGTCATCTCGATGTACGAGCAGCGCGGAGACTTCAAGCAACTGGTAGGTTTCGCCCGCGCCACCTCCGACCACGCCTTCAACGCCACCATTTGGGATGTCGTGGTTCACCCGGAATTTCAAGGCAAGGGCCTCGGCCGGGCGATGATGGACCGGATCGTCGCCGAGTTGCGCGCCGCCGACATCAGCAACATCACCCTGTTTGCCGACCCGCACGTGGTCGATTTCTACCGCCGACTCGGATTTATTCCCGACCCCGAGGGCATCAAGGGCATGTTCTGGTATCCGGATTAG
- a CDS encoding branched-chain amino acid ABC transporter substrate-binding protein: MKRREFAAGAALLTLLGACGSSDKVYIGVAGPLSGPQTVQGEYILKAVELAVEQVNVKGGVKGKQIEVVTGDDQAKPLDATSVARKLASTEGVMGVVGHFNSGCSIPASSIYNQGNLVMITPGSTNPALTENGLKNVYRIVGRDDQQGAVDGDFALRSLQAQRVAILHDKTPYGQGLASFFRETVETGGAEVTFFEGITQGDRDFRAVLTRIKGIDPDTIFYGGVFVEAGLVVSQARELGIKSRFISGDGTKEQSFIDIVGKNAGDIYISGPALVNNAAFVDAYMDKYNNEEPGPFSPYAYDAARILIAAMESAPELTREAVAAEVRKLKNFAGLAGSITFDAKGDRDKAPFDIFVIKDGEFVPYRA, from the coding sequence ATGAAAAGAAGAGAATTTGCCGCTGGAGCGGCGCTGCTCACCCTATTGGGAGCCTGCGGCAGCTCAGACAAAGTGTATATAGGCGTTGCGGGTCCGCTCTCGGGTCCCCAGACGGTCCAGGGAGAATACATCCTCAAGGCGGTCGAACTGGCGGTCGAACAGGTCAACGTCAAAGGGGGCGTCAAGGGCAAGCAGATCGAAGTGGTCACCGGCGACGATCAGGCCAAACCCCTGGACGCCACCAGCGTGGCGCGCAAGCTCGCTTCGACCGAAGGGGTGATGGGAGTGGTCGGCCACTTCAACTCCGGCTGTTCGATTCCGGCCTCGTCGATCTACAACCAGGGCAACCTGGTGATGATCACCCCCGGCAGCACCAATCCCGCCCTCACCGAAAACGGCCTCAAGAACGTCTACCGCATCGTCGGCCGCGACGATCAGCAGGGGGCGGTCGACGGCGATTTTGCGCTTCGCTCCCTTCAGGCCCAGCGCGTCGCCATCCTGCACGACAAGACCCCCTACGGCCAGGGACTCGCTTCGTTTTTCCGCGAGACGGTCGAAACAGGCGGGGCGGAGGTGACCTTCTTCGAAGGGATCACCCAGGGGGACCGCGATTTTCGGGCGGTGCTCACCCGCATCAAGGGCATCGACCCCGACACGATCTTCTACGGCGGGGTGTTCGTCGAGGCGGGTCTGGTGGTGAGCCAGGCGCGTGAGCTGGGTATCAAGTCGCGCTTTATCAGCGGCGACGGCACCAAAGAGCAGAGCTTCATCGACATCGTCGGGAAGAACGCGGGCGACATCTACATCAGCGGTCCGGCCCTGGTCAACAACGCCGCCTTCGTGGACGCCTACATGGACAAGTACAACAACGAAGAGCCCGGTCCCTTTTCACCCTACGCCTACGACGCGGCGCGCATCTTGATCGCCGCCATGGAAAGTGCCCCCGAGTTGACCCGGGAGGCGGTAGCTGCAGAGGTGCGCAAGCTCAAAAATTTCGCGGGTCTGGCCGGTTCTATCACCTTCGACGCCAAGGGCGACCGCGACAAGGCCCCCTTCGACATCTTCGTGATCAAAGACGGCGAGTTCGTGCCGTACAGGGCGTAG
- a CDS encoding amino acid permease, whose translation MASTSGGVLRRSLGLIDGAALIVGITIGSGIFASPGRVVEQVGSVGMALAVWVVGGLLSLAGALCYAELGAALPVAGGEYAYLSRTLGRPLGFMFTWTQFFVMKTGSQAIISIVFASYLGSVLFGLDPRGAGVDGDWRIKAIAVATILLLTAVNCLGVRQGAVVQVVFTALKLLALAGIIAMGFAAFFQGGSSHFVDPFAGSIAAPSAFGLAMITCLWAYDGWNNLNYVSEELREPERNLPRAIVFGTLGVMAVYVLANVAYLSALTPAQMAGSRAVATNLAVQVIGPIGGVLVPIAVAISTFGSTNGSLITGARVFYAAARDGQFPRFFGYVSPRAVPAAALVAQGAWASMLVLPGDFGTLVDYFGFAAWLFYALAVVGLMILRAQAPDLPRPYKVRPYPLVPLVFLAASGFLIVNSLLTTPQSWFALGFMGLGLGVYFLFFRVPRVAVPTTSQP comes from the coding sequence ATGGCTTCGACGTCCGGGGGCGTTCTGCGCCGTTCGTTGGGATTGATAGACGGCGCGGCGCTCATCGTCGGCATCACGATTGGCTCCGGCATCTTCGCAAGCCCCGGCCGGGTGGTCGAGCAGGTGGGCTCGGTGGGGATGGCGCTGGCCGTCTGGGTGGTGGGGGGCCTGCTGTCGTTGGCGGGGGCACTGTGCTACGCCGAACTGGGGGCGGCCTTGCCGGTGGCCGGGGGCGAGTACGCCTACTTGAGCCGCACCCTCGGCCGGCCTTTGGGCTTCATGTTCACCTGGACCCAGTTTTTTGTGATGAAGACCGGCTCCCAGGCGATTATCAGCATCGTCTTTGCAAGCTACCTGGGCAGCGTCCTCTTCGGCCTCGACCCGCGCGGGGCGGGCGTGGACGGCGACTGGCGCATCAAGGCGATCGCCGTCGCCACGATCTTGCTGCTCACGGCCGTCAACTGTCTGGGGGTGCGCCAGGGAGCGGTGGTGCAGGTGGTCTTCACGGCACTGAAATTGCTGGCCCTGGCCGGGATCATCGCCATGGGCTTTGCCGCCTTCTTCCAGGGCGGCTCCAGCCACTTTGTCGACCCGTTTGCCGGGTCGATCGCCGCGCCGAGCGCCTTTGGCCTCGCGATGATCACCTGCCTGTGGGCCTACGACGGCTGGAACAACCTCAACTATGTGAGCGAAGAACTGCGCGAGCCCGAGCGCAACCTGCCCCGGGCGATCGTCTTCGGCACCCTGGGGGTGATGGCGGTCTACGTGCTTGCTAACGTCGCCTACCTCTCGGCGCTCACCCCCGCCCAGATGGCGGGCTCCCGGGCCGTCGCCACCAACCTGGCGGTGCAGGTGATTGGGCCGATTGGCGGCGTCCTGGTGCCCATCGCCGTGGCAATTTCGACCTTTGGCAGCACCAACGGTTCGCTGATCACCGGGGCGCGCGTCTTTTACGCGGCGGCCCGCGACGGCCAGTTTCCGCGCTTTTTTGGCTACGTGAGCCCCCGGGCGGTGCCCGCCGCGGCGCTGGTGGCCCAGGGGGCGTGGGCGTCGATGCTGGTTTTGCCCGGCGACTTCGGCACCCTGGTCGATTACTTCGGCTTTGCCGCCTGGCTGTTCTACGCCCTTGCCGTCGTCGGATTGATGATCCTGCGCGCCCAGGCGCCGGATCTGCCCCGTCCCTATAAAGTCCGGCCCTACCCGCTGGTGCCTCTGGTGTTTCTCGCCGCCTCGGGTTTTCTCATCGTCAATTCGCTGCTGACCACTCCCCAATCCTGGTTCGCCCTCGGCTTCATGGGTCTGGGTCTGGGGGTGTACTTTCTGTTCTTCCGCGTCCCCAGGGTGGCGGTACCAACCACTTCGCAACCATAA